GTTTATTTATTTACTCCTTGAGTTGTTTTGTGTTGTTTTCCTTACCATTGTTAGGATGCGAACTCGATAACTCTAGGGCTGATGATCGTCATGGGGGAATGGAAAACTCCCAAGTGATTCCTAAGTTACCCATTAGTGCTATTACGACTATTAATGGAGAACAAATCGATTTGGAAGTTGCTAGGACTTCGGAACAACAGGCTCAGGGTTTGATGTATCGAGAGGCGATCGCCCCTAATCGAGGTATGTTATTTCCTTTTGAGTTTCCCCGCCGTGCTACTTTTTGGATGAAAAATGTCAATATGCCCCTTGATATGATTTTTATCTATCGGGGAGAAGTAAAATCCATTGAGGCAAATGTTCCCCCTTGTGAGAGTGAACCTTGTCCCATCTACGGGCCTGAAACCATTGTGGATCAAGTCTTGGAGTTGGCAGGAGGTCGGGCTGAGGAGTTAAATATTCAGGAGGGCGATCGCCTTGATATTCAATTTTTAGAGGATAATTAGGATTTTATGTAAAATAAATTACACAAAATCAAAAAAATGCTTTATAATATATCTTCTAAAGTTGACCGTCATTGAACTAAACTAAGTTTACAGATTAATTTAGTCCCTCAAATTATTGTTCCTTTATTTATCCATTGGTTAAGTTAAATTAACTTACATTGAGTAACTATTTACAATAAAGCCTCTATATGAGTTCTGAGACAATCAATTGATAAGTTTTGTGACTAAAAAGAACAAAATCAGATAATTAGTTTTATCTTGAGATTCAATCAGTTTTGAACGGATATAATTGATCTAAAAATAATCTACTGATTAACTATTTATAGTGTGGGGAAAAAGAGGATAAATTACAAGTATATTTTGACTTCTTAAGTAATGCTTAAAATATTAAGAGTTTATTCCTCCGTCTGTTACGATGTTTTTCATGATAATTTTTTAGTTATTCAGTGGGTTAAATCGTGTGAGGCTTACTGAGGAATTTGAATATATCTACATCATAAGTAAGTTGATCTGAGTTTAGTATAATTCCTTAATTAACAAGACTCTGAGGTCTTGATTTTTTGCTCCCTTGAAGAATAAACATATCTATTATTTCGACTTTTATAACTACTAAATTTAATTTTTTTTAACACCTTTGAAGAACATTAGGAAACAATTTTATGCCACCCATTATTTATTCTCACTTTATTGAATTTCTCCGGGATGAAATCAACATCCCCCCTGATTCCATTGCTGTGGCTCGACGCTCTGTAGAACAAAATACAGAATTAATGCCCATGGTTCTATGGCAATACGGTTTAGTTACCCTTGAACAATTAGATCGCATCTATGACTGGCTCGAAAGTTACTAACGATTAATAACTTAGACCATTGAGAAAAAGGAAACAAAATTCTTCGATCTGATATAATAACTTTCTTAAACACTACCATGGTATATGTTATGAGTCTTAAGAACTTAAAAAATGCGATCGCCCAGAAAAACGCCCTCAAAGTAATTAGTGGTCTAAACAATTTTGACTTAGCCAATGTGATGGCAGTATGTAAAGCCGCCGAATTAGGCGGGGCTACTTTTGTTGACATCGCCGCTGACCAAGAAATCATCAAAGCAGTAAAAGAGTCCATCAACTTGCCCGTATGTGTTTCTGCCGTAGAGCCTCAAGTATTTGTCAATGCCGTAGAAGCAGGCGCTGATTTGATCGAAATTGGTAACTTCGATAGTTTCTACGCCCAAGGAATCAACTTCAGTGCAGAAGATGTATTATCCCTCACCCGTGAAACCCGCTCCCTATTACCTAATGTTCTTCTTTCTGTGACAGTACCCCACACCCTTCCCCTTGATGAACAAGTAGAATTAGCTCAAAAATTAGTCACCGCAGGGGCTGATATTATTCAAACCGAAGGGGGTACCAGCTCCAATCCTAACCACAGCGGGATCCTTGGTTTAATTGAAAAAGCCAGTCCCACCCTTGCCGCTGCCCATGCCATTGCTAGGGCGGTAGATGTTCCCGTACTTTGTGCCTCTGGTTTATCTGATGTGACAGTACCCATGGCGATCGCCGCAGGGGCTTCTGGAGTGGGAGTCGGTTCTGCCATCAACAAACTTAACGATGAAGTTGCCATGATTGCCGTAGTACGTAGCCTTACCGAAGCCCTTAATAACTCTTCTGTAAAAACTGTAATCTAAAAGCAACCCCCACGCTGATTTATTTTTTCGTGAACTTTGATAACACAGCGTGGGATCAACTCTTTAGTCTAAATAATAATTAATAAATAATCCTGCTTCAGGCTTTCTCAATTAAGCTAAAATTGTTTTAGATATTAGTATTATCAATACTTATTAATGATCATGTAATTAATAAGTAAAAATACGTAGAAAATTCCAAGAGAAAGAATAAAGAGGTAGATTAAATGACTCAGATTTCCCCGAAACCTACTCCAGAGCAACCAGAAGAAACATCCCCCAACCAAAGACAAGAATCTGGTAACGAGGAGAAGAATAACTCCCCCATGGAATCTTCCGATACCGTTATCAGTAAATCAGGAAATGGCTTAAGTTCTTGGTGGCAAAGACAAAATCTCAAAAATAAAGCTACCATTACCGCTATTTTGATGGGTGTAATACCTTCTATTGTAGTAGGGGCGATCGGTTATATTTCTACCAACAGTCAATTTAGAAATCAAATTGATACTCAAATCCAACAAAACGCCCAAGGGGTTAGTCGGGAAATTCAAACATATCTGATCAACCGTTACGACAACATTAGAAGTATTAGTGAATCTGACGTACTAACCATCCAAGAATTAAGAGGTATACCCGTTACCGAAGCAGATAAAGAAGTATATCTCAACCGTTACCTCGAAATTTATCCTGACTATACATTTATCAACATTCTCGAATTGAATGGCACATCGAGGATTTCCACAGGACAAATTCCTTTGCCCAATCAATTTACTCAATCTTATTTTGAGCAAATTATTACCACCCAACAGGGTAATATCAGTCGGGTTCAAGAAATAAACGGTCAAAACTATATCCTCATTGGCTCACCAATTTTAGATGCCAACAATCAGATGACAGGGGTAGTCGTGGGAGGAATATCCGTTGATAGTATCCAAGATAAATTGAATTATGTAGCAGAAAACAATCAAGAGTTTTACATTGTTGATAACGAAAACAATATTGTCTTTTCTGGAGATTTGAACGTTGTGGGGCAACCCCTAGGAGATGTGATTCCCCAAGCCCAAAACGTAATTACAGGACAAGAAAACCTATCCAACTTACCCGTTAGTGAAGGGGTAAGAAATGGAGAACAAATTTTGATCGGTTTTCAAACTTGGCAACAACAACAAGAGGTATGGAAAACCATTATCACCCTTGATAGTCGGACCGCCTTTGCCCATCAAAATGCCCTTTTAGGTTGGTTATTTGCCGGGGTAGTAATTACTGGGGCGGCGGTAAGTGTGGCTTCTCTATATCTAGCCAAAAGAGCTACTAGCCCTATTTTAGAAGTATCCGATGCGGTGAAAAAAATCGGAGAAGGAGATCTCGACCAAGAAATTCCTGTACGTAGTGAAGATGAAATTGGCTTATTAGCCAGTAACTTTAATGAGATGACCTCCCAATTAAGGGAATTAATCCAAGATCAACAGATTTTTGCCAATCAATCTAACTTACTGAAAAATATTACCTTTGAAATGACCAAGGCTTTCGAGGTAAACGAAGTATTTGCGATCGCCGTTACGGAAATTCGTAAAGCCCTCAAATCAGACCGAGTGATAGTGTACAGTTTTGATGAAAATTGGGCAGGTACCATCGTTTCTGAATCCGTCGATCCCCAATATCCCAAAGCCTTTGGGGCAAGGATTCATGACCCTTGTTTTGAAGAAAAATATATCGATAAATACCTCAACGGTAGAGTCCAAGCCACCGATGATATATATAGAGCGGGATTGACAGATTGTCACCTCAAACAACTAGAACCCTTTGCCGTCAAAGCCAACCTTGTCGCGCCAATCCTTGTGCAAGATAAACTATTAGGGTTACTCATTGCCCATCAATGTTCCTCCCCCAGAAACTGGCGCCCCCACGAAATCGATTTTCTCACCCAAACCGCAACCCAAATTGGGCCTGCCCTTGAAAGGGTGATGTTGTTGGAAAATCAGCAGTTAGATAGTTTCCTCTCCACCAAACTCAAGGATATTAGTTTCAAAATTGCCGAATCCCTAACCCAAGATAAGGTTTTTGAGGTAGCCACCGAAGAAACCCGTTTGGCATTGAGATCAGATCGAGTCATTGTCTATACCTTTGACGAAGACTGGAAAGGTACAATCATCGCCGAATCAGTGGATTCTCAATATCCCGAAGCCCTTGGGGCGATGATCAAAGATCCTTGTTTTGCAGATAAATATGTCGAAAAATATAAACAAGGCAGAGTTCAATCTACCCCCAACATTTACACCGCAGGATTAACCAAATGCCACATTGAACAACTAGAACCCTTTGAGGTGAAAGCCAATCTTGTTACCCCCATTATCGTTGATGGAGAACTATTAGGATTATTAATTGCCCACCAATGCTCTGCTCCCCGTCAGTGGACGGAGTCCGAGTCGGGTTTCCTTTCCCAGTTAGCCACCCAAATCGGGCCTGCCCTAGAAAGGGTGCAACTGTTGGAACGTCAAAAGTTGGCAGAAAGTACCCAAAGGCAACAAAAAGAAACCATCCAACAACGAGCCTTAGAGTTGTTGATGCAGGTAGATCCTGTATCCCAAGGGGATTTGACCATTCGAGCCACGGTAACAGAGGATGAAATTGGTACCATCGCTGACTCCTACAATGCCACCATTGAGAGTTTAAGAAAGCTGGTAACTCAGGTACAGGGTGGATCCCACGCAGTTACGGAAGTTGTGAAGGAACAAGAAGAATTTATCAGTAACCTTGCCACAGAAATCCTGCGTCAGTCTGATGATATAAACATCGCCCTAGAACGTATCCAATCTCTTTCCCTTTCCGCTCGTTTGGTAAGGGATAATGCAGAACAGGCAGAACAAGCGGTTCAGCAGTCCAACCGCAGTGTAGAGGAAGGGGAGATAGCCATGAATCGTACCGTAGATGGTATCCTTGCCATTCGAGAAACTGTGGCGGAAACAGCCAAAAAGGTAAAACGACTAGGGGAATCTACTCAGAAAATTTCTAAGGTGGTTAACCTGATTAGTAGTTTTGCGGATCAAACCAACCTTTTGGCATTGAATGCCTCCATTGAGGCGGCCCACGCAGGGGAAGAAGGTCGAGGGTTTGCGGTGGTAGCAGAAGAGGTGCGCTCTTTGGCTCGTCAGTCTGCCGAAGCTACTGCGGACATTGAAAAAGTGGTGGCGGAAATTCAGCAGGAAACCAATGAG
The sequence above is a segment of the Cyanobacterium stanieri PCC 7202 genome. Coding sequences within it:
- a CDS encoding protein of unknown function DUF192 (PFAM: Uncharacterized ACR, COG1430~COGs: COG1430 conserved hypothetical protein~InterPro IPR003795~KEGG: cyh:Cyan8802_2350 protein of unknown function DUF192~PFAM: protein of unknown function DUF192~SPTR: Putative uncharacterized protein) gives rise to the protein MLFSLPLLGCELDNSRADDRHGGMENSQVIPKLPISAITTINGEQIDLEVARTSEQQAQGLMYREAIAPNRGMLFPFEFPRRATFWMKNVNMPLDMIFIYRGEVKSIEANVPPCESEPCPIYGPETIVDQVLELAGGRAEELNIQEGDRLDIQFLEDN
- a CDS encoding hypothetical protein (PFAM: Protein of unknown function (DUF2949)~KEGG: cyc:PCC7424_0922 hypothetical protein~SPTR: Putative uncharacterized protein), whose protein sequence is MPPIIYSHFIEFLRDEINIPPDSIAVARRSVEQNTELMPMVLWQYGLVTLEQLDRIYDWLESY
- a CDS encoding protein of unknown function DUF561 (PFAM: Protein of unknown function (DUF561)~InterPro IPR007570~KEGG: syp:SYNPCC7002_A2521 hypothetical protein~PFAM: protein of unknown function DUF561~SPTR: Putative uncharacterized protein), with protein sequence MVYVMSLKNLKNAIAQKNALKVISGLNNFDLANVMAVCKAAELGGATFVDIAADQEIIKAVKESINLPVCVSAVEPQVFVNAVEAGADLIEIGNFDSFYAQGINFSAEDVLSLTRETRSLLPNVLLSVTVPHTLPLDEQVELAQKLVTAGADIIQTEGGTSSNPNHSGILGLIEKASPTLAAAHAIARAVDVPVLCASGLSDVTVPMAIAAGASGVGVGSAINKLNDEVAMIAVVRSLTEALNNSSVKTVI
- a CDS encoding methyl-accepting chemotaxis sensory transducer with GAF sensor (PFAM: HAMP domain; GAF domain; Methyl-accepting chemotaxis protein (MCP) signaling domain~COGs: COG0840 Methyl-accepting chemotaxis protein~InterPro IPR003660:IPR003018:IPR004089:IPR016132~KEGG: cyh:Cyan8802_2778 methyl-accepting chemotaxis sensory transducer with GAF sensor~PFAM: chemotaxis sensory transducer; GAF domain protein; histidine kinase HAMP region domain protein~SMART: chemotaxis sensory transducer; GAF domain protein; histidine kinase HAMP region domain protein~SPTR: Tsr or; CheD) yields the protein MTQISPKPTPEQPEETSPNQRQESGNEEKNNSPMESSDTVISKSGNGLSSWWQRQNLKNKATITAILMGVIPSIVVGAIGYISTNSQFRNQIDTQIQQNAQGVSREIQTYLINRYDNIRSISESDVLTIQELRGIPVTEADKEVYLNRYLEIYPDYTFINILELNGTSRISTGQIPLPNQFTQSYFEQIITTQQGNISRVQEINGQNYILIGSPILDANNQMTGVVVGGISVDSIQDKLNYVAENNQEFYIVDNENNIVFSGDLNVVGQPLGDVIPQAQNVITGQENLSNLPVSEGVRNGEQILIGFQTWQQQQEVWKTIITLDSRTAFAHQNALLGWLFAGVVITGAAVSVASLYLAKRATSPILEVSDAVKKIGEGDLDQEIPVRSEDEIGLLASNFNEMTSQLRELIQDQQIFANQSNLLKNITFEMTKAFEVNEVFAIAVTEIRKALKSDRVIVYSFDENWAGTIVSESVDPQYPKAFGARIHDPCFEEKYIDKYLNGRVQATDDIYRAGLTDCHLKQLEPFAVKANLVAPILVQDKLLGLLIAHQCSSPRNWRPHEIDFLTQTATQIGPALERVMLLENQQLDSFLSTKLKDISFKIAESLTQDKVFEVATEETRLALRSDRVIVYTFDEDWKGTIIAESVDSQYPEALGAMIKDPCFADKYVEKYKQGRVQSTPNIYTAGLTKCHIEQLEPFEVKANLVTPIIVDGELLGLLIAHQCSAPRQWTESESGFLSQLATQIGPALERVQLLERQKLAESTQRQQKETIQQRALELLMQVDPVSQGDLTIRATVTEDEIGTIADSYNATIESLRKLVTQVQGGSHAVTEVVKEQEEFISNLATEILRQSDDINIALERIQSLSLSARLVRDNAEQAEQAVQQSNRSVEEGEIAMNRTVDGILAIRETVAETAKKVKRLGESTQKISKVVNLISSFADQTNLLALNASIEAAHAGEEGRGFAVVAEEVRSLARQSAEATADIEKVVAEIQQETNEVVKAMEAGTEQVVEGTRLVEETRSSLTQITAASAQINQLVTAISAAAAEQSQTSEEITETMADVATIATETSTAVDDVSRKFRKLLKVSENLQLSVSKFKVK